A region of Hydrogenimonas cancrithermarum DNA encodes the following proteins:
- a CDS encoding 2-oxoacid:acceptor oxidoreductase family protein, whose amino-acid sequence MIQLRFTGVGGQGVLLAGEILAAAKIKDGGYGVKAATYTSQVRGGPTKVDILLSDEPILYPYANEGEIDYMLSTAQVSYNQFKDGVRPGAPVVIEPNLVTPTDEDRKKWDIYEIPLITIAKEEVGNVVTQSVVALAITVTITKCVDRDLVYETMISKVPPRFVELNRKAFELGEKYALEAMANHTK is encoded by the coding sequence ATGATTCAGTTACGTTTTACAGGTGTCGGCGGGCAGGGTGTTCTGCTTGCCGGAGAAATTCTTGCAGCCGCTAAAATTAAAGATGGCGGTTACGGTGTCAAAGCAGCGACTTACACATCCCAGGTCCGTGGCGGCCCGACGAAAGTCGACATTCTTCTTTCGGATGAACCGATTCTCTATCCCTATGCAAACGAGGGAGAGATCGATTATATGCTTTCAACCGCACAAGTTAGTTACAATCAGTTCAAAGACGGCGTACGCCCGGGCGCTCCGGTCGTCATCGAACCCAATCTTGTAACTCCGACGGATGAAGATCGTAAAAAGTGGGATATCTATGAGATTCCGCTCATCACGATTGCGAAAGAAGAGGTAGGAAACGTCGTTACACAATCTGTCGTCGCACTTGCGATCACTGTGACGATCACAAAATGTGTCGACCGCGATCTCGTTTATGAAACGATGATCAGCAAGGTACCGCCGCGTTTTGTCGAGCTCAACCGCAAAGCATTCGAGCTTGGTGAGAAATACGCACTCGAAGCGATGGCTAACCACACAAAATAA